TCCGAGCGCGATGGGCAACCGCATGTCCGGCGGACTGGCCTGGGCCAGTGTCGAACCGTCCACGAAGGTGACCATCGAATGCACGATCGACTGCGGATGCACCACGACGTCGATGCGCTCGTATGCCACGTCGAACAGCAGATGCGCCTCGATCAACTCCAGGCTCTTGTTCACCATCGTGGCGGAGTTGATGCTCACGACCGTACCCATCGACCACGTCGGATGCGCCAGTGCCTGTTCCAGGGTGACCTCGGCGAGTTCGGCACGCCGCCAACCACGGAACGGCCCTCCGGAGGCGGTCAGCACCAACCGGTCCACCTCGTCGGCGCATCCACCGAGCAGGCACTGCGCCAGCGCCGAGTGTTCGGAATCCACCGGCACGATCTGGCCCGGCCGAGCCTCGCGCAGCACGAGGGGACCTCCCGCGATCAGGGACTCCTTGTTCGCCAGGGCCAACTGCGAGCCGACCTTCAGCGCGGCCAGCGTGGGACGCAGTCCCAGCGACCCGTCCACGCCGTTGAGGACGACATCCGCCCGGGTGGCCTCGACGAGTTCCGTCGTGGCCTGTGACCCGGCGAGCAATCGGGGCAACCGGAAGTCGCCGGTGGTACGGCCGAGGCGCTGCGCCTCGGCATGCAGGGCGGACCGCACGTCCTCGATCACGGCGTCCCGAGCCACCGCGATCACCTCGACCTCGAATTCGAGTGCCTGAGCCGCCAGTGCCGCCGGATCACCACCACCCGCAGCCAGCCCCAGGACACGGAAGCGCTTGGCATTGCGCCGGATCACATCCAGGGCCTGCGTCCCGATCGACCCTGTCGACCCGAGCACGGTGACGGTACGCACGTCACCGGTACCCGGCGGACCGTGCTCGGCCGTGCCCACTGTGGCCTCGGGGACATCGCCCTCGGGGGCATCGCGACGGTCACTGACGGGGCTCACTGGAGGTTCGGTAGGGCGCATCGCCGCCATTGTCCCCGAAACGATCGGAGGGGAGCGCCGCGAGGCGCGCGAATGGTGCTCGCATCCTTCGTTGCCGGGGTTGGCACATCGCCCGCCCATGCCCGTGTGCGAAGATGAAGGTGACCGCGAGCGCAGGAGGACACACGTGGCAAGCACGGAACTGGAGAAGAAACCCGGTCAGGAAAGCCCCGGTCGGCAGGCCCCCAGTCAGGCCGTCGACCCGGAAGAGGAGCCCTCGGTCGAGTGGGGTTGGCACGGCGGCTTCCCGAAGGGCATCCAGATTGCCGGCTGGTTCTCCACCTTCGGGATGGTGATGATGCTCATCGGTAACCACCAGGGCATCC
This Haloactinomyces albus DNA region includes the following protein-coding sequences:
- the dxr gene encoding 1-deoxy-D-xylulose-5-phosphate reductoisomerase — protein: MAAMRPTEPPVSPVSDRRDAPEGDVPEATVGTAEHGPPGTGDVRTVTVLGSTGSIGTQALDVIRRNAKRFRVLGLAAGGGDPAALAAQALEFEVEVIAVARDAVIEDVRSALHAEAQRLGRTTGDFRLPRLLAGSQATTELVEATRADVVLNGVDGSLGLRPTLAALKVGSQLALANKESLIAGGPLVLREARPGQIVPVDSEHSALAQCLLGGCADEVDRLVLTASGGPFRGWRRAELAEVTLEQALAHPTWSMGTVVSINSATMVNKSLELIEAHLLFDVAYERIDVVVHPQSIVHSMVTFVDGSTLAQASPPDMRLPIALGLDWPHRLAEVAPRLTFDAAATWTFEPLDGEAFPAVGLARNAGMAGGCLPAIYNAANEEAVAAFVQGRTGFTSIVHTVEEVLAEADGWRSEPDSVDEVFEAEEWARVKSRELVGTGRVH
- a CDS encoding DUF2631 domain-containing protein: MASTELEKKPGQESPGRQAPSQAVDPEEEPSVEWGWHGGFPKGIQIAGWFSTFGMVMMLIGNHQGILSGGNGFKSADVWLITIAAIMAIGLLYDLRRRKTAWRR